The sequence GAGCCTTATCACAGAGAACATtaatgtttaaattatttgttttcccCACTCATTCATACCCTGTCAGATTTAAAACTGATGTTcgtattttaaattaatcaaaaagtaCAAGTTCCTTTTTCCAGAATTAAGTTTTGAGTTGGTGAGTTGAAAATATgagatgaaaatttcaaattaaacacTGTTCTCCTTTTGAAACACCAAAAACCAAcgtcatattttttctatgttttcttCCGCCCCATGCTTCTGACCACTTTTGATGAGAATAATTTAAGGAAACGAAAAACATTATGTGGCGTCATTTGTCAAAAATGGAGTACGTTCCATGGAAAGCACTTCTTGTGACAGGATGCTTTGCCATGTATCTGGTGTTGCTGGGTTTCACCATGTTTTCTCCACTTCTATCTCCTCAGCAATATCTTGGTTTATATCAACCAATTTCTGGAAACATCCCCAGTAAAGTGGTAATGAATAAATCGGAAGTGGAACCCTGGGATCAATGTGAACTCCCACAGTATGATATCTGGGATGATGAGATATTACCAGTAAGTTAACTGTTCAGAAGTACTAAGATATTAATATTGATGTTGTTTCAGTATCTTAACATGGAAGTAAATCCCATTTCAAACTGCAACAAATCTCGCGAGCCTCTGACGTTTTTAAATAACGGCAGTTGGGGTGttgttaataaaaaaacaaagttaatATGCAGAGCAAGGtaatttatataaaaacttttcaactttttaaaaagagaTTCAGATGCCATACAAGAAAAAGTGAGAGATACAACGTAATAGGCAACTGGACGTATACACCGGGGCCTATCAATTGCGAAGTTGTTGAAGCAGTTTGTGCAGACGGCAAGAAAGATGTCTACGGGTTTTTGCACACTCAAGTGATTGCAAcgtgagatttttgaaactttgtgaACTGGTTTCAATGTGCTCATTTCAGACCACCAAAACAACCTACAGTCAAAGTGAGCGAGCTGAAAAACTATGACGTCACAGTGATTATGCTGGATTCTTTATCATTTACTCAAGCAAAGAGGTAGGTGAAAAAATGCATACGCACAGAAAGGTAAAAATTCAGATCACTTCTACGAACAATTTCTTATATGACAAACCATATGGATGCAGTTCTTTTTCCCTATATCAACAAAGTTGGTGACAACAGTCGACCTAATGGAGCTGCTTTGTGGTTCGGTGAGTTGTTATTATTAACTATGATGCCTGTTAcagaacattccaaaatttgttcGCAATTTCACAAAGttctaaaatattcaaaaatgtttctaagcATACATGTTTTTactctttttaaaattaaagtatcTTTCAATTTCCAGGCAAATCCTTAGAAAAGTTGGATCGCTCTTTATTTGAAGAGGAAAACGTTCCAGTTGACTGGTCGCATGCCTATATGTGCCACGTTTATAAGGACAACGAAACATCACTTTTTAAAGAATATCAAAACTATGGATACAAGGTCAGTTTGACAAGTCATTGTATGCTCACCAACACTTCTGTAAACAGACTTTGATGGCGGAAGACTGGGCGGAAGGAACACTCAACTGGCCAAACTGTAAAGGTTTTGATAAACCACCAATTGACCACCTTATGAGGTAAATAGAATATGTAGTAGAACCAGGAATACTTTTGTCTGAATAGACATAAAATGCGTTTGAAAAACGTAGTACGGCATTGTGAagttttcctgatttttcaaacattccaGTTAAAGCTTTGGGGggtttcagtttttgagaaatgtagAGAAGACTTGGATAGCACTTGTatgtgaaaaaacatttttgatcgAGTTCCGAAATaataatttgagaaaactgaTTGTGAGTAATTGCTACCTTTTATTtatgaattaaaataattttcaacaattatatagaaaatttcacTGATCCTTTCAGCGCCATAGATgcatattttataaattttccactaaatAATGATCACTTGAATTGTAGTTTGATGCTGCAGTCTTCCATATTTCAGACCTTTCCAAAATGCATTGGAACGTGCAAATCACGGAGAACCACTTACCAAGAgccatttgaaaaatcaaaaatattgccGTGAAGATCATCACACGCTTCTCGACTATCTTTCCCAGTTCATTAACGCATATCCTGATCAAAATAAGTTTCGTTGGATTTGGGCATCTATTTTGGGTCACGACTCCGAAAATGGATTTCCACACTCTGATAAggattttcacaaatttttgataaaacacaGAGAGCAGGTATGTCGATTTAAAATAGACAAACTTTGACAGAAATCTAAACATATAATATTTCAGCTTGACAACTCATTTGTGTTTTTCATGGGAGATCATGGCCTTCGATTTGGTAACgttagaaaaacatttgtcGGAACATTGGATGTGAGCAACCCATTTTTGGCAGTTTCAATCCCAAAGAATCTACGTCAAACAACAGGCTTATTGAACGTGATGAGAGAGAAtgcccaaaaaattcaaactcactTTGATACACGAGCAACTATGCTGGATATTCTGAAAGTGAGTATTTAAATTTGGAACTTTattgtaaaatgttttaagtaaatgaaaaaataagtttttggtgtcattttttggtggaaaacgTTTATTAAAACCCTTTTTTACTGCCttgcaaaatataaaatacataaatCTCAACGATTATTGTTGTTCAGTATCAATCTGCAAGCAACTTCACCGACCTCGACCCTCTGATAATTCCCGGCGAGAAAGGATATTCGTATATCCGGACACAGCCGGATATTTTGAGAAACTGCCGAAACATGCCAATTCCTATGCAATATTGCATTTGTCAGTTCAATAAAACACAAGTTTCCACGtaagtttttgagtttaataACACCATtcaaatgctgaaaattatagaaaaagtgaaacagcTAAGGGGGTTGGCGAAGCTGTGGCTCTAGCTGTGAAtaatgaaattgaagaagGCAAATTCACGGACAAATGTGTTAAAATGAAAGTTGATCAcgttagtaaaaaaaaacgacctGAAGACATTTTCtgggaatttttcattttccaggtTGTCTCACTTTTGCAGTTTGACCAAAAGTTTAAAGGTTCCATGTTATACACGGCGGTCGTTGAAATGACAAAACCAAGTAAAGCAGTTTATAAGGTATCGatttactgaattttttcaaactctgaCATCAAACTTTCAGGCAAATgtgaaaattctcgaaaacgGAGAAGTTAAAGTGTTAGGAATGGTAGAGAGGAGTAACAAATATGGAAGCACTGCATACTGCATAGGATCAGAGCATCATCGGCCATACTGTTATTGCAAGAATCAAAGCAaattagaattgaaaaaagggaGATAAACTATGCAggtttgataaatttttgaattttgtgtgCACTAGggtttgaaagttttatagGTTTCGGGTAAATCGCTAGAGATTGTATGTATAATTATGAAATATTATTAATGAATTTAATACTTTCTTTCTCattatcaatttaattttttgtaattgattGTTGGAAAACGTTACATAAATATACTTTTGTATAATTGATGAAATACGGGTAAGACCGATTGTTATCTTCAAATACttcaaatgaatattttttataatcaaaaCATGATTTACaagaatttcattaaaaaattcaattgttacCCTATGCATTTTATAAaggtttttcagattttgacattttattcataaaacaTGATAAGATTGAGACTATATATTCATCtgtcaaaagttttttattccaaGCTCAGAGATTGCatttcatttgttttccaCCCAGCTTCccagaaattctgaaaattaagtaTAATAATGAATTGAAATATGTCGGATTATCTCACTTTTTGAGGTTTTCTTTAGTGCTACACCCAAGCATCAATTTTGGTCCCAATTTCGCTTCTTCATTCACTCCATTTTCAGCCCATGCCACAATCAGATCCATTGTGTTTTGACTCAGTTTCAATTGCATGATTGCGcgcaaatttatattttgtgGAATTCTTTTTTGATAACAACTCGAAAATGTTTGAGACTGTACACATTTTGGAaacaactcaaaattttcgatttgattTACAAGTccctaaaaattattttcatcgtcaatcaacaaaaaatcaaaaccaacCTTTACTGTTTCGATGTCCTTACTATTTACAATACTTTTGTTATTAGTATTGTAAACTGCGTCCACAAGGTACAACACAGATTCGTGACggagaatttcattttctccaaatACAAGAACATATGCAATGATAAAGGCATTGTGAAACGGAGTCAATCCGTCTCGTGAATAACGAAAAACATCATGAAGCGTTCGACGAAGAGAATTGACGGAATACctctaaaacaaaataacattATAAGAAATgtatttctaaatttgaaacactATTTAGTTATCTTGagtataaatgtttttaattaggaaaaaagttttatatcGAAAAAACCAAACACAAAACATATgcctcaaaaaattggaactaATATCATTAACTATACAGGGTGGTCCATAATTATGGCGACCACTTTAGGGcactgtaattttgttttggacAGCGAGCAAAACAAGTGAATATACACATTTTATTGGTTAGAAAAAATCGAGCAAAATGACATATAAAACTTGACATTTATGACCACTCCACACGGCAGTGGCGCGCAAGTAGGCTCGATTTAGCTTACTTGTTAGTGGTGATTTTTAAATGAGATACATTGAgtgatttattattttgattatATATTAGGAATACCCTTGATACAACAAAGCTTTTCACGAATAATTTTCGAGTTTGATGTCCGGTGACGGAAGTGGCATCTTGTGAAAGTTAGTAAAGTCAAGAAAAGTAAGCTCCCCCAagttttgcgaatttttttccttacCAGCCAACGATCTTCATGTTGAAAATGCGAATGTGTTCAGTTGAAATTTGTCTTAACTTAAAATGACAATttggttttcaatattttgatatatttcaCAGAAAACAGAATTTTTGGGCAAATCTTTTTACAACGGACTGTTTGCACTGTTTTGAAAGGGCGAATGGCTACGTAAATCCAAACATAAGTTGGCACAAAATATGTCTATCGGCTCGGGTTTTGCTATTTTGAGTGTACGAAGTCttgataattatttaaaacatagAAACTAATTACTTGATCCCATGAGCGCAGTAGGAGACGTCGGGCGCTAGACCTCCTctaaaatagagaaaaatcaTTCCCGATGTTGTAAGGTCCTCACTACCTTTAAAGTTGAAGGAAGTTGTATGGTAATTGActtaaatgacagaaaatactgtgaacttctaaaaataatcacattttaaaactttcgtaACATGGTAACCCCAGAAATCAAGTTCTTGCGAGCGCGTAGCAGGTCGCCATAATTATGGACCACCCTGTATATAAAGCGCTAATGTCTGTCCCTATGTAGTTTACCTTTAATTTCGAAACAACTGGAAGTTCCCGGGCTTTATGGTAAATGTGCAGCCGACATTGATCGAGGTCCGCGATAGACACTGCATGTCTTTCGCGTCTCTCAAAAaggtcgggggccgcgccgtagTCCTCGGCTGGTTTAATATATCGCGTAGCATATGTGTTGGGTTAGTCtaggaaaatgataaaaattccATGTAAGGGACAGTTtacataatttgttttttattgcaaaattccTCAAACTGTTTTATGTATATCAAATATGTATTCAGTTGTGAATGAACGATCGCAAATTCGCGATGCAGTCTTACTAGGAaaccgtcagaaggtgcccatcggACTTGCATATGAGACCTATGCCATTCGATAACCCATGTTTTAAAACGGTTACTTGTAAATTGTTACCggcaaaactccagaaccaagctcacggcgggcTTTCAAAGCTCCTAAAATAGCACTGTAAGGCAGAACTTTAACGATCTAACgaagcaattttccaattttactTTGGTAGCTCGTATCTCCgcggataaattttttacagaaaagtcatcaactaaaAAGATGTTTATATTgttgtaaagaacaagtttgtagttgaaagttttttaccaaaaattttttgtttgagttaAAAGCATTAGAAAAGCAATAACAGCATAAAAATAACAGCAACAGTAGCCGCACTTCACGCGCTTTTATCtcaaacagaaattttttggtaaaaaactttcaactacaaacttgttctttgcaacaatatcaacaactttttagttgatgacttttctgtaaaaaatttttccacggagataaGAGCTACCaaaatgaaattggaaaattggcccTTCAATGTTTCGTTAAAGTGCCATTTTAGGATTTTTGTGCGCTtgccgtgagcttggttctggagttttgccGCTAAATGTTTACCAGTAACCGTTTAAAAACATGGTCTATTGAATGGCTGATGTCTCATACAAGTccgatgggcaccttctgacggttccctagttAGTCCTAGCTTAGTAGAAAAACAGTGTTCACTGATTATTTGTTCTCAAACAGGGCCAGAAATTAATGcgtattttgttgtttttgttccGATAAAATCTCTAATTATGGATAA comes from Caenorhabditis elegans chromosome X and encodes:
- the R03G8.3 gene encoding uncharacterized protein (Confirmed by transcript evidence) — protein: MWRHLSKMEYVPWKALLVTGCFAMYLVLLGFTMFSPLLSPQQYLGLYQPISGNIPSKVVMNKSEVEPWDQCELPQYDIWDDEILPYLNMEVNPISNCNKSREPLTFLNNGSWGVVNKKTKLICRARCHTRKSERYNVIGNWTYTPGPINCEVVEAVCADGKKDVYGFLHTQVIATPPKQPTVKVSELKNYDVTVIMLDSLSFTQAKRSLLRTISYMTNHMDAVLFPYINKVGDNSRPNGAALWFGKSLEKLDRSLFEEENVPVDWSHAYMCHVYKDNETSLFKEYQNYGYKTLMAEDWAEGTLNWPNCKGFDKPPIDHLMRPFQNALERANHGEPLTKSHLKNQKYCREDHHTLLDYLSQFINAYPDQNKFRWIWASILGHDSENGFPHSDKDFHKFLIKHREQLDNSFVFFMGDHGLRFGNVRKTFVGTLDVSNPFLAVSIPKNLRQTTGLLNVMRENAQKIQTHFDTRATMLDILKYQSASNFTDLDPLIIPGEKGYSYIRTQPDILRNCRNMPIPMQYCICQFNKTQVSTKSETAKGVGEAVALAVNNEIEEGKFTDKCVKMKVDHVVSLLQFDQKFKGSMLYTAVVEMTKPSKAVYKANVKILENGEVKVLGMVERSNKYGSTAYCIGSEHHRPYCYCKNQSKLELKKGR